Within the Desulfosalsimonas propionicica genome, the region TGGCCCTGCTGGTTTAAATAGTGCCTGAACGAAAACCGTCTTTTTCGCCAATCTCTGCGTCCGGCTCAAATTTTAATCCTCAAAATACGTCGCGTATTCCTGCGGTTAAAATTTTCGCCGTCCTTGCCCTTGACGAAAAATCATGGTTTTCGTTCGGGCACTAAGGGTTCGTCACAAAATAAGTTGGGCAAATTTGGCGCCGGAATTTTTTCCGTCTTCGAGGCGCGAGGAGGGAGAATAGCAAGCTATTTGACCGACGCAGCAACAAAGAAGACGGGAAAAAGGACAAGCCAACTGTTCAAGTTATTTTGTGACGAACCCTAAATACGGAAAAAAAGTTTACGGCTTCTGGTGCGGATCTATCGTTTCACCGGCCGGCCGAATGCCTGGTCGATCAGGTTGCGGTCCCTGGGCTGAAACGTGCCGCTTGCCTTTTCCTTGCGCATAACCTTTTGGAAAAGCTCAAACATGCGCATCTGCTGGGGTTTGCCGGCGTAAAAGGTATCCCAGGCGTAAAACAGCAGTTCCTGCAGGCGCTCGGCGCTCATCTGCTTTGGGTGATAAACCACCTTGTCTGCGGTGTAATCGTCCCAGTCATAGGAGAAAATCCGGTTTTCTCCGTGGAGCCGGTCCCAGGCCCGGGTGTGGGGAAACGGGGTGAGCACGGTAAATTCGGCCAGGTCCAGTTCAATTTCCAGCAGAAAATCCACCAGTTCCTTGATAAAATCCTCGGTATGCCGGTCAAGGCCCAGCAAAATGGTGCCTTCCACGGCAATGCCGTGATCGTGATAGCGCCGGATGCGCTCCCGGATGTAATCCGAGGTGTCAAACACCGCCTGGTAAACAAACCAGGCCCCGGCTTGGGCAGCCAGGTCCAGGACTGCGGGGTCGTCCTCGATGGGATGGCTGCACCAGTTTTTTTTCAAAGGGATCATTTCGGCAAACAAGTCCTTTTCCCATTGGGTGTCCTGGGCAAGGGAGTTGTCCACCAGAAACAGGCGGTTGTTGTCAATGCCGGCGATTTCCCCGATTGTCCGGTCAACGGGCCGCGGCCGGAAACGGCGGCCGCCCAGGTAGGCAACCGCGCATGGATAGCAGTTAAACCGGCAGCCCCGGGAGGCGTGCACCAGGTCCACCATCTGGATGCCCCGGTAATTGTAGAGGCTCTTGTTTAAAATATCCCTTCGGGCCGGGCCCACGTTTTCAATGGCCGGGGGCGCTTCCAGGGCGTTGTAGAATTTCTGCAGCCGGTTGTTGCGGAAATCATCAAAGACCTGGTCCATTTTTCCTTCGGCCTCGCCCAGAAACACGGCATCCGCGCGCTGCGCGGTTTCCTCGGCATGAAGGGTTGCGGCAATGCCGCCGAAAATCACACAAATTCCCTTTTTCCGGTAATGGTCGGCGATCTGCCATCCCCGTTTGACCTGGATGGTCAGCATCATGGAAATGCCCACCATGTCCACGGATTCATCAAAATCAATGTCTTGGAGGTTTTCATCCACGAATGTGACTTCCACGTCGTCGGGAAGGCTTGCGGCAAAGACCACCGGCCCGTGGGGGGGAAGGTGAAATTCGGTCTGACGGGCCAGCTTGGCCCATTTGGGATAGATAAGTTTGAATTTCATGGCTTGGTTATCCGGTGATGTCTGCTGTCTGAGGCCGGTTGTCCCGGATATATTCGGCCAGGGCGGCAACAGAGGCAAAAACTTTTTCCCCGACCTCCTTGTTGTCAATGACAACGCCGTAGTCCTGCTCCACCATCATTACCAGTTCCAGAATGTCAATGGAGTCAATGCCCAGATCGCCGCCTACCAGGGGCGCTTTTTCGTCGATTTCTCCGGGCGTGATATCCTCTAGATACAGTGTATCAACAATCTTTGTCTTGAGTTCGTCAATGAGCTGCTGCATTGAAATGACCTTGTCAAACCAGTAAATTTATTTTATGTTGAAAAATCAGGCGAGTCTAAAATATCACTTATTACCGTATTCTGAATTTCTCCGGAACCCTGAAATGACCAAAAATACCAGCCGTCCCCTGCAAAGTCAATCTTCTTTCACATATGAATGGTTTCTGCCCGTGCATCCATGCCCGTGCCGTGTCATTGGTGCCTGTCCATGAGCCAGGATTTGTCAGATACCGAAAAATATTTGATCCAGCGCGATGCCATGAAGCTCGTGGACAGCATCGTGGCCGCAGACGCGCAAAAGGCAGTGGCCAGGTCCAAAATTTCCGCGGGGTGGCCCATGCAAATGGACGGTTATGTTCATCCGGTGGTGTTAATTGAGCTGGTGGCCCAGACCTCGGGTATCCAGATCCGGTGGAGGGAGCTGGAAAAAGACCCGGCGAGCCATTCCGGCGGCGGGTTTATCGTTGGCATCAAGGATGCGGAATTCTTCTGCCCGCAAATCCCCCTGAATGCGGAGGTTGAAACCTGCGCGGTCAAAGTGGCCAAGCACATGAACTATGCGGAATTTGAAGGCACCTGCACAATGAACGGACAAACTCTGGGCAGGTCCTTTATCCAGGTGCTGCGCACCGGGTGATAGTGTTAAGTGTTAAGTTTTAAGTGTTAAGTAAAGTCAGGAAGTTATTTCTTTATTTGAAACGCTCAGTTTAGGAGAAAGCAGATATATGGATCAGCAAACAGCGATTGTAACCGGCGGCGGACGCGGCATCGGGCGGGCGATTGGCCTGGAACTGGCTGCCTGCGGCTATTTTGTGATCCTCAATTACCGATCCGGTCGGGATGCGGCCGAGCAGACCAGGGATGAAATCCGCAGCGCCGGCGGGTCCGCGGAAATAATGGGTTTTGATATCACGGATGCCGCTGCCGCCAAAGAGGCGGTGGCAGAGATTGCCGCAGGCCATGACATCGGGGTGCTGGTCAACAA harbors:
- a CDS encoding B12-binding domain-containing radical SAM protein — translated: MKFKLIYPKWAKLARQTEFHLPPHGPVVFAASLPDDVEVTFVDENLQDIDFDESVDMVGISMMLTIQVKRGWQIADHYRKKGICVIFGGIAATLHAEETAQRADAVFLGEAEGKMDQVFDDFRNNRLQKFYNALEAPPAIENVGPARRDILNKSLYNYRGIQMVDLVHASRGCRFNCYPCAVAYLGGRRFRPRPVDRTIGEIAGIDNNRLFLVDNSLAQDTQWEKDLFAEMIPLKKNWCSHPIEDDPAVLDLAAQAGAWFVYQAVFDTSDYIRERIRRYHDHGIAVEGTILLGLDRHTEDFIKELVDFLLEIELDLAEFTVLTPFPHTRAWDRLHGENRIFSYDWDDYTADKVVYHPKQMSAERLQELLFYAWDTFYAGKPQQMRMFELFQKVMRKEKASGTFQPRDRNLIDQAFGRPVKR
- a CDS encoding phosphopantetheine-binding protein, whose translation is MQQLIDELKTKIVDTLYLEDITPGEIDEKAPLVGGDLGIDSIDILELVMMVEQDYGVVIDNKEVGEKVFASVAALAEYIRDNRPQTADITG